A single window of Cottoperca gobio chromosome 9, fCotGob3.1, whole genome shotgun sequence DNA harbors:
- the selenop gene encoding selenoprotein Pa isoform X1 — protein MWAYLSLLITLCLLHGGGAESDRGGPSCQLPSAWKIGEVEPMKTAMGHVTVVALLQASULFCLVQASRLDGLRQKLESQGLKDVAYMVVNQQGEHAQRLHPLLEQRLSENITLYKQDEQQPDVWKTLWGEKDDFLIYDRCGRLTYHISLPYSVIGQGHVESAIKNTYCKRICGDCTQESTVTPEECTAKADAQPEADATPAVEGHTGHGHHHGHGHHGDNQGVHHRGHDHNHGHHHGNHDAADQQGVRHQGHDQHGGESQRQHHLEVDQVQQAVNVQQMSQKVHSALERPUVTDNARUKSKYSUQRTAGSDNEASPKSSUCUHURRLFVEVGSEQPVGLUHCDVALPASUQURGLTGDAPNIVRETUQURSPPADUPQPQPAQRAUPPGVS, from the exons ATGTGGGCGTACCTCAGCCTGCTCATCACTCTCTGCCTGCTCCATGGGGGCGGTGCAGAGAGTGACCGGGGTGGGCCTAGCTGTCAGCTGCCTTCAGCCTGGAAGATAGGGGAGGTGGAGCCAATGAAGACGGCGATGGGCCATGTAACTGTGGTGGCTCTTTTACAGGCCAGCTGATTGTTCTGCTTGGTGCAGGCTTCCAG ATTGGACGGCCTGCGCCAGAAGCTGGAGAGTCAGGGTCTGAAGGACGTCGCGTACATGGTGGTTAACCAGCAGGGGGAGCACGCACAGCGCCTGCACCCCCTGCTGGAACAGAGACTATCAGAGAACATCACACTCTACAAACAGGACGAACAACAGCCTGACGTCTGGAAGACACTGTGGGGAGAGAAAGACGACTTTCTCATTTATGACAG GTGTGGCCGTCTCACCTACCACATTTCTCTTCCGTACTCCGTCATTGGACAAGGCCATGTTGAGAGTGCCATCAAAAATACCTACTGCAAACGCATATGTGGCGACTGCACACAAGAG AGCACTGTCACACCAGAGGAGTGCACCGCGAAAGCCGACGCACAGCCTGAAGCAGACGCTACACCAGCTGTAGAGGGACACACTGGTCATGGACATCACCATGGTCATGGCCACCATGGGGATAATCAGGGTGTTCACCACCGTGGTCATGATCACAACCATGGTCATCACCATGGAAACCATGATGCTGCTGACCAGCAAGGTGTTAGACATCAGGGGCATGATCAACATGGTGGGGAGTCACAAAGGCAACATCATTTAGAAGTAGACCAGGTGCAGCAAGCAGTGAACGTGCAGCAGATGTCACAGAAGGTCCATAGCGCCCTCGAAAGGCCTTGAGTAACAGATAATGCTAGGTGAAAGTCAAAGTACAGCTGACAGCGGACAGCAGGCTCTGACAATGAAGCCTCTCCTAAGTCCAGCTGATGCTGACACTGACGTAGGCTGTTTGTTGAAGTAGGAAGTGAGCAGCCGGTCGGTCTGTGACACTGTGATGTGGCGCTGCCCGCCTCCTGACAGTGACGTGGACTGACAGGCGATGCACCCAATATTGTTAGGGAGACCTGACAGTGACGCTCGCCTCCGGCTGACTGACCTCAGCCTCAGCCAGCCCAAAGAGCCTGACCCCCAGGAGTGAGCTGA
- the selenop gene encoding selenoprotein Pa isoform X2: MWAYLSLLITLCLLHGGGAESDRGGPSCQLPSAWKIGEVEPMKTAMGHVTVVALLQASULFCLVQASRLDGLRQKLESQGLKDVAYMVVNQQGEHAQRLHPLLEQRLSENITLYKQDEQQPDVWKTLWGEKDDFLIYDRCGRLTYHISLPYSVIGQGHVESAIKNTYCKRICGDCTQESTVTPEECTAKADAQPEADATPAVEGHTGHGHHHGHGHHGDNQGVHHRGHDHNHGHHHGNHDAADQQGVRHQGHDQHGGESQRQHHLEVDQVQQAVNVQQMSQKVHSALERPUVTDNARUKSKYSUQRTAGSDNEASPKSSUCUHURRLFVEVGSEQPVGLUHCDVALPASUQURGLTGDAPNIVRETUQURSPPAD, from the exons ATGTGGGCGTACCTCAGCCTGCTCATCACTCTCTGCCTGCTCCATGGGGGCGGTGCAGAGAGTGACCGGGGTGGGCCTAGCTGTCAGCTGCCTTCAGCCTGGAAGATAGGGGAGGTGGAGCCAATGAAGACGGCGATGGGCCATGTAACTGTGGTGGCTCTTTTACAGGCCAGCTGATTGTTCTGCTTGGTGCAGGCTTCCAG ATTGGACGGCCTGCGCCAGAAGCTGGAGAGTCAGGGTCTGAAGGACGTCGCGTACATGGTGGTTAACCAGCAGGGGGAGCACGCACAGCGCCTGCACCCCCTGCTGGAACAGAGACTATCAGAGAACATCACACTCTACAAACAGGACGAACAACAGCCTGACGTCTGGAAGACACTGTGGGGAGAGAAAGACGACTTTCTCATTTATGACAG GTGTGGCCGTCTCACCTACCACATTTCTCTTCCGTACTCCGTCATTGGACAAGGCCATGTTGAGAGTGCCATCAAAAATACCTACTGCAAACGCATATGTGGCGACTGCACACAAGAG AGCACTGTCACACCAGAGGAGTGCACCGCGAAAGCCGACGCACAGCCTGAAGCAGACGCTACACCAGCTGTAGAGGGACACACTGGTCATGGACATCACCATGGTCATGGCCACCATGGGGATAATCAGGGTGTTCACCACCGTGGTCATGATCACAACCATGGTCATCACCATGGAAACCATGATGCTGCTGACCAGCAAGGTGTTAGACATCAGGGGCATGATCAACATGGTGGGGAGTCACAAAGGCAACATCATTTAGAAGTAGACCAGGTGCAGCAAGCAGTGAACGTGCAGCAGATGTCACAGAAGGTCCATAGCGCCCTCGAAAGGCCTTGAGTAACAGATAATGCTAGGTGAAAGTCAAAGTACAGCTGACAGCGGACAGCAGGCTCTGACAATGAAGCCTCTCCTAAGTCCAGCTGATGCTGACACTGACGTAGGCTGTTTGTTGAAGTAGGAAGTGAGCAGCCGGTCGGTCTGTGACACTGTGATGTGGCGCTGCCCGCCTCCTGACAGTGACGTGGACTGACAGGCGATGCACCCAATATTGTTAGGGAGACCTGACAGTGACGCTCGCCTCCGGCTGACTGA
- the ghra gene encoding LOW QUALITY PROTEIN: growth hormone receptor a (The sequence of the model RefSeq protein was modified relative to this genomic sequence to represent the inferred CDS: inserted 2 bases in 1 codon): protein MAVLSSSNLLLLLQISSLDWLSTPGSAFLVGWDHVTSSAPLEPHITECISRDLETFRCGWSLGNFHNMSSPGALRVFYLKKDSPTSEWKECPEYLHSNRECFFDINHTSIWIPYCMQLRXVQNNITYYNEDDCFTVENIVRPDPPVSLNWTLLTISLSGLSYDVMVNWESPPSADVEAGWMRIEYEMQYRERNTTNWEALAMQPHTQQTIYGLHIGREYEVHIHCRMQAFTKFGEFSDSIIIQVTEIPSKESTFPVTLVLVFGIFGILILILIMLIVVSQQHRLMMILLPPVPAPKIKGIDPDLLKKGKLDELNFILSGGGIGGLPIYAPDFYQDEPWVEFIEVDAEDADTGEKEDNQGSDTQRLLVLSQPVSHHMNIGCSNAVSFPDDDSGRASCYDPDLPDHDTLMLMATLLPGHPEHGQSFFDVVERGERPLVQTQTGGPQTWVNTDFYAQVSNVMPSGGVVLSPGQQLRIQESTYGTEEETQKKGKEHKGSENNEENKQKELQFQMLIVDPEGSGYTTKSNARQISTPPSPPMPGEGYQTIHPQPVVPKPAATAEDNQSPYILPDSPQSHFFAPVADYTVVQEVDSQHSLLLNPPPHQSPPPCLPQHPLKALPAMPVGYITPDLLGNLSP, encoded by the exons ATGGCTGTCTTGTCCTCATCCAATCTCTTGCTTCTTCTCCAAATTTCCTCCCTGGATTGGCTGTCCACTCCAGGATCTGCATTTCTCGTGGGCTGGGACCATGTGACATCATCAG CTCCCCTTGAACCTCATATCACAGAGTGCATATCGAGGGACCTGGAGACATTCAGATGTGGGTGGAGTCTAGGCAACTTCCACAACATGTCCTCCCCTGGAGCCCTCAGAGTCTTCTACCTTAAGAAAGA TTCACCAACCAGTGAATGGAAAGAGTGTCCAGAGTACCTTCATTCAAATAGGGAGTGCTTCTTTGATATAAACCACACATCCATTTGGATCCCCTACTGCATGCAGCTCCG GGTCCAAAACAACATCACCTATTACAATGAGGATGACTGTTTCACTGTGGAGAATATAG TACGTCCTGATCCGCCAGTTTCTCTGAACTGGACCCTGCTGACTATAAGTCTTTCCGGGCTAAGTTATGATGTCATGGTTAACTGGGAATCCCCACCCTCGGCAGACGTCGAGGCGGGCTGGATGCGCATTGAATACGAGatgcagtacagagagagaaataccaCAAACTGGGAAGCA TTAGCGATGCAGCCGCACACCCAGCAGACAATCTACGGTCTGCACATAGGAAGAGAGTACGAAGTGCACATCCACTGCAGGATGCAGGCCTTCACTAAGTTTGGAGAGTTCAGTGACTCCATCATCATTCAAGTGACTGAGATTCCCAGCAAAG AATCTACTTTCCCGGTCACACTGGTTCTTGTTTTCGGGATTTTTGGCATCCTCATCCTCATACTCATCATGCTAATTGTCGTCTCTCAGCAGCACAG ATTGATGATGATTCTGTTGCCACCGGTTCCTGCACCCAAAATTAAAGGCATAGATCCAGATCTGTTAAAG AAAGGGAAGCTGGACGAGCTGAATTTCATCCTGAGTGGTGGAGGTATAGGTGGCCTGCCCATTTATGCACCAGATTTCTACCAAGACGAGCCATGGGTGGAGTTCATCGAGGTGGATGCTGAGGATGCAGATACTGGAGAGAAGGAGGACAACCAGGGCTCAGATACCCAGAGGCTCCTGGTTCTGTCCCAACCCGTCAGCCACCACATGAACATAGGGTGCTCCAATGCAGTCAG CTTCCCTGATGATGACTCAGGCCGGGCCAGCTGTTACGACCCAGATCTACCCGACCATGACACCCTAATGCTGATGGCCACCCTTCTGCCAGGCCACCCAGAGCACGGACAATCCTTCTTTGATGTTGTTGAAAGAGGCGAGAGACCCCTCGTCCAAACCCAAACTGGAGGGCCCCAGACTTGGGTCAACACAGACTTCTATGCCCAAGTCAGCAATGTGATGCCCTCCGGTGGCGTGGTATTGTCTCCTGGCCAGCAACTTAGAATCCAGGAGAGCACctatggcacagaggaggaaacacaaaagAAGGGAAAAGAGCACAAAGGCAGCGAGAACAATGAGGAAAATAAGCAGAAGGAGCTGCAGTTTCAGATGCTGATAGTGGATCCTGAAGGTAGCGGCTACACCACAAAGAGCAACGCCCGGCAGATCAGCACTCCCCCTAGCCCCCCCATGCCTGGAGAGGGTTATCAAACCATACACCCTCAGCCAGTGGTGCCAAAACCTGCAGCCACAGCAGAGGATAATCAATCACCTTACATTCTTCCTGACTCTCCCCAATCCCACTTCTTTGCCCCTGTTGCAGACTACACAGTGGTACAGGAGGTGGACAGTCAACACAGTCTGCTCCTCAACCCGCCTCCCCACCAGTCTCCCCCTCCCTGCCTGCCACAGCACCCACTCAAGGCCCTACCTGCTATGCCCGTTGGGTACATCACCCCAGACCTGCTGGGGAACCTCTCACCGTGA